In Vibrio lentus, a single genomic region encodes these proteins:
- the hslV gene encoding ATP-dependent protease subunit HslV, translated as MTTIVSVRRNNKVVIAGDGQVSLGNTVMKGNARKVRRLYNNKVLAGFAGGTADAFTLFEKFESKLQMHQGHLTKAAVELAKDWRSDRALRKLEALLAVADETASLIITGNGDVVQPENDLIAIGSGGNFAQAAATALLENTDLDAREIAEKSLNIAGDICVFTNHQHTIEELESTVELPKPE; from the coding sequence GTGACTACCATTGTATCTGTACGTCGTAATAATAAAGTCGTCATCGCGGGTGATGGACAAGTATCTCTAGGCAACACCGTAATGAAGGGCAATGCCCGTAAAGTACGTCGCCTATACAACAACAAAGTACTGGCTGGTTTTGCTGGCGGTACGGCAGATGCTTTCACGCTATTCGAAAAATTTGAAAGCAAGCTGCAAATGCACCAAGGCCACCTGACCAAAGCTGCCGTTGAGCTGGCGAAGGATTGGCGTAGCGACCGTGCTCTACGTAAATTAGAAGCACTACTAGCAGTAGCGGATGAAACCGCTTCATTGATCATCACTGGTAACGGTGACGTAGTTCAACCAGAGAACGACCTGATTGCGATCGGTTCGGGCGGTAACTTTGCTCAAGCAGCGGCTACTGCACTATTAGAAAATACAGATTTAGATGCGCGTGAAATTGCAGAAAAGTCGCTGAACATTGCTGGCGATATCTGCGTATTCACCAACCATCAGCACACTATTGAAGAACTAGAGAGCACCGTTGAGCTGCCAAAGCCAGAGTAA